From the Flavobacterium gyeonganense genome, the window TTTGAAATACTTAATAATTTTGTAATTTCACAAAAAAATAACCCTAAAGGCGGTATCGGTTTATTAAATACCAAGAAACGATTGAAGTTAATTTACAGGAATAATTTTAGCCTGCAATACAAAACAAAGCTGAATTACTATATAATAAGTTTGCAAATACCTATTCATAATGAAGATTAAATGCTTATTAATCGACGATGAACCTTTAGCAATTAAAGTTTTACAAAATTATTTCACCAATTTTCCTGACTTTGAGGTTATAGGTACGTTCAATAATTCTTTAGAAGCACTGGATTTTATAAACAGTACACCTGTCGATGCTGTTTTCCTTGATATTAATATGCCCATGATGACAGGGTTTGAACTAATTAGCTTAATCGAAAACAAAACTAAAGTAATTATTACAACCGCTTTTAGGGAATTTGCAGCCGAGAGCTATGATCTTGATGTTTTAGATTATCTCGTAAAACCTATTCCTTTACCAAGATTTATTAAGTGTATTAACAAAATCACTGCCGAATACAATTTAAAAAACAATATCAAAACTGAAATTCCTAAGGTAGATTCGCATATTTTCATCAAAGTTGATAAAAAAATGATGAAAATTAATATCGAAGAAATTTTATTCGTTGAAGGAATGAAAGAGTACATAAAAATTGTTACTTCTGATAAAACTTACATTA encodes:
- a CDS encoding LytR/AlgR family response regulator transcription factor, yielding MKIKCLLIDDEPLAIKVLQNYFTNFPDFEVIGTFNNSLEALDFINSTPVDAVFLDINMPMMTGFELISLIENKTKVIITTAFREFAAESYDLDVLDYLVKPIPLPRFIKCINKITAEYNLKNNIKTEIPKVDSHIFIKVDKKMMKINIEEILFVEGMKEYIKIVTSDKTYITHKSITAQSEELPGDKFIRIHKSYVIAINKVKSIEGNRIQIMSHTIPIGRNYSKDVKAKILE